A portion of the Oxynema aestuarii AP17 genome contains these proteins:
- a CDS encoding glutaredoxin family protein: protein MQLILYSKPGCHLCEGLQEKLEQIDDFPLAIEIRDITTRPEWFQAYQYEVPVLCRKIDGADGPREEPLPRPSPRASVGQVKQMLQKYFPSGDSQ, encoded by the coding sequence GTGCAATTAATTCTCTATAGCAAACCCGGCTGCCACTTATGCGAAGGACTGCAAGAAAAACTCGAACAGATCGACGACTTCCCCTTGGCGATCGAAATTCGAGATATCACCACCCGCCCGGAATGGTTCCAGGCGTATCAGTATGAAGTTCCCGTACTGTGTCGCAAAATCGACGGCGCCGACGGGCCGAGGGAAGAACCCTTACCGCGACCTTCGCCGCGCGCCAGCGTCGGACAAGTGAAGCAAATGTTACAGAAATATTTTCCGAGTGGGGATTCACAATAG
- a CDS encoding S1 family peptidase has product MICPSPKFRSLPRRHRSIVAIAGLCVAIAWPSVTLEDGSIASPGALGRCADAVAEAISESLSDGQVREIARQVTVRIFSDGGAGSGAIVDRDGDTYTVLTNDHVLDNEENPAYAVMTADGERYDAERLETLDFGDLDVAVVQFRSDRPYPVVEWGDTTAISVGDRVYASGFPNWYFSDDSLTSTRDWGTKAYRLTTGEIGMYSARSLERGYQLGYTNDIQNGMSGGPVLDASGRLIAINGRLKYPLLGIDVFKFEDGTQPSVELFKQMESLSWAIPSCRIRERF; this is encoded by the coding sequence GTGATTTGCCCTTCTCCCAAATTTCGATCGCTCCCCCGGCGCCATAGGTCGATCGTGGCGATCGCCGGACTGTGCGTCGCGATCGCTTGGCCGTCGGTTACCCTTGAAGACGGCTCGATCGCCTCCCCGGGGGCCCTCGGTCGTTGTGCGGATGCGGTCGCCGAAGCGATCTCAGAATCTTTGAGTGACGGACAGGTTCGCGAAATTGCCCGTCAAGTGACCGTGAGGATTTTCAGCGATGGCGGCGCCGGATCCGGGGCGATCGTCGATCGCGACGGCGACACCTACACTGTCTTGACGAACGATCACGTCCTCGACAACGAAGAAAATCCCGCTTATGCGGTGATGACCGCCGATGGGGAACGCTACGACGCCGAACGCTTGGAAACTCTCGATTTTGGCGATCTCGATGTCGCTGTAGTCCAGTTTCGCAGCGATCGCCCCTATCCGGTGGTCGAATGGGGGGATACGACGGCGATCTCCGTGGGCGATCGGGTTTACGCCTCCGGTTTTCCCAACTGGTATTTCTCGGACGATTCCCTGACCAGTACCCGAGATTGGGGAACCAAAGCTTACCGTTTGACCACGGGCGAAATCGGGATGTACTCGGCGCGATCGCTCGAACGCGGTTACCAACTCGGCTATACCAATGACATTCAAAATGGCATGAGTGGCGGTCCGGTTTTAGATGCGTCCGGTCGCTTAATTGCCATCAACGGACGCTTGAAATATCCCTTACTCGGAATCGATGTTTTTAAGTTTGAAGATGGAACTCAACCTTCCGTGGAATTATTCAAACAAATGGAGTCGTTAAGTTGGGCAATTCCATCGTGTCGCATTCGAGAGAGATTCTAG
- a CDS encoding right-handed parallel beta-helix repeat-containing protein, which translates to MNQNSFVGAIALGACVAIAVSEIAVFALTPAQVNDIAAQVSVLIGPNLTAKGNRAIVEGEKTGSGAIVARSGNTYYVVTAWHVVWRTGGFHAIVTPDGQVHYVDASEGSPDAIGFGRLDPESERAIVGSDLALLRFRSDRDYPVASVGSQKVQSGDTVYISGWPNPDDLRRTRRDRTFSAGAIAQVVNPPSADGGYSLLYDNRTRSGLSGAPIFNADGELIGIHGRGKGVENNCSTPEINARHSCGIAIDRLIAATRDRGLSVAFNRTPPRLAIDRDRPPVQAPANPTPPPVSPSPSATAAKVPDSTHTVYYVDPLRGNNSASAGNSPDNPFRTISYAIDGARPGTVINLAPGQYSSGETFPLILNRGVILQGNEGQQGEGIVIRGGGFYSTRSAANQNLTILGLADTQIVGVTISNPNPEGTGVWIEDSAEAIVRNNTFMNNGRDGIYVGGSANPTIENNRFTNSRGSGISMDRNATGEIRNNLFVNLGVAIAIGGDSSPTIAANQVRANETGIVVSESSRPRLQGNLVDNNREYGLLILEGGQPEVREDNLFENNAIADRLNAPTEAWESDGFSQSSEQTLFACLEYNGQLATFVKTGVDSIPQPSIAWEDSELGSALNRCRLVTPSLNRIVALNNGNPNGIFLATGRVNNNNAICAIEGAQGVCRDENVLLYLSGEEQRNPSEVLRNLLILDRTQGRGNPVQEVETGAIVPLAFWGDRVQPEPGLWFTD; encoded by the coding sequence ATGAATCAAAACTCTTTTGTCGGCGCGATCGCCTTGGGCGCCTGCGTGGCGATCGCCGTTTCCGAAATTGCCGTCTTCGCCCTGACTCCGGCGCAAGTCAACGATATCGCCGCCCAAGTGTCCGTGTTGATCGGTCCCAATTTGACCGCCAAAGGCAATCGGGCGATCGTCGAAGGGGAAAAAACGGGCAGTGGGGCGATCGTCGCGCGCAGTGGTAATACCTATTATGTGGTCACGGCGTGGCACGTCGTCTGGCGGACGGGTGGGTTCCACGCGATCGTCACTCCCGACGGACAAGTGCATTACGTCGATGCGTCTGAAGGGAGTCCGGACGCGATCGGGTTCGGGCGTCTCGACCCGGAAAGCGAACGGGCGATCGTCGGTTCGGATCTAGCTCTGTTGCGGTTTCGCAGCGATCGCGATTATCCCGTCGCCTCCGTGGGCAGCCAAAAGGTGCAATCCGGTGACACTGTGTATATTAGCGGTTGGCCGAATCCGGACGATTTACGTCGCACGAGGCGCGATCGCACTTTCAGTGCCGGGGCGATCGCCCAAGTCGTCAACCCGCCCTCTGCCGATGGCGGTTACAGTTTACTCTACGACAACCGTACCCGCAGTGGCTTGAGCGGCGCCCCTATTTTTAACGCCGACGGTGAATTGATCGGCATTCACGGACGGGGCAAAGGGGTAGAAAATAACTGCTCGACCCCGGAAATCAACGCCCGTCACAGTTGTGGGATCGCGATCGATCGCTTGATCGCCGCCACCCGCGATCGCGGGCTGTCCGTCGCCTTCAATCGCACGCCGCCGAGGTTGGCGATCGATCGCGACCGTCCCCCGGTTCAAGCTCCCGCGAATCCGACGCCCCCGCCCGTTTCGCCCTCCCCCTCGGCGACTGCTGCGAAGGTTCCCGATTCCACTCATACCGTCTATTACGTCGATCCCTTGCGGGGTAACAATAGCGCCAGCGCTGGAAACAGCCCGGATAACCCTTTTCGCACGATTTCTTACGCGATCGACGGCGCCCGACCGGGAACGGTGATTAACCTCGCCCCCGGTCAATATAGTAGTGGCGAAACTTTTCCCTTGATTCTCAATCGTGGCGTTATTCTGCAAGGGAATGAAGGTCAACAAGGGGAAGGGATTGTAATTCGTGGCGGCGGTTTTTATTCGACGCGCAGCGCGGCGAATCAAAATTTAACTATTTTAGGGTTAGCAGATACTCAAATTGTGGGAGTAACGATTAGTAATCCTAACCCGGAAGGAACGGGGGTCTGGATTGAAGATAGTGCGGAGGCGATCGTCCGGAATAATACATTTATGAATAACGGACGGGATGGGATTTATGTGGGCGGTAGTGCCAATCCTACCATTGAAAATAATCGGTTTACGAATAGTCGAGGTAGTGGAATTTCTATGGATCGCAATGCGACTGGAGAAATTCGCAATAATTTATTTGTCAATCTGGGAGTGGCGATCGCGATCGGCGGGGATTCGTCGCCGACGATCGCCGCCAATCAAGTGCGCGCTAACGAGACGGGAATAGTGGTCTCGGAAAGCTCTCGACCGAGATTACAGGGGAATTTGGTCGATAATAATCGCGAGTACGGACTGTTGATTTTAGAGGGGGGTCAGCCGGAGGTTAGGGAGGATAATTTATTTGAAAATAATGCGATCGCCGATCGGTTGAATGCACCGACGGAAGCGTGGGAATCCGACGGTTTTTCGCAAAGTTCAGAACAAACTTTATTCGCTTGTTTGGAATATAACGGCCAGTTGGCAACGTTTGTTAAAACGGGAGTCGATTCGATCCCACAACCGTCGATCGCCTGGGAAGATAGTGAATTGGGTTCGGCTCTCAATCGCTGTCGTTTGGTAACGCCGAGTTTAAATCGAATTGTGGCGCTCAATAACGGCAATCCGAACGGGATCTTTTTGGCAACGGGTCGGGTGAATAATAATAATGCGATTTGCGCGATCGAGGGCGCGCAAGGGGTTTGTCGCGATGAAAATGTGTTGTTGTATTTGAGTGGAGAGGAACAGCGAAATCCGAGTGAGGTGTTACGAAATTTACTGATTTTGGATCGCACTCAAGGGCGAGGAAATCCGGTGCAAGAGGTAGAAACGGGGGCGATCGTGCCGTTGGCTTTTTGGGGCGATCGCGTGCAACCGGAACCGGGATTGTGGTTTACCGATTGA
- a CDS encoding UDP-N-acetylmuramoyl-L-alanyl-D-glutamate--2,6-diaminopimelate ligase encodes MKLKDLLVGLGDRIQVNDPAQLECEITGVTTNSHACQPGDLFIGMPGTRVDGGDFWPSAIAAGAVAAIVSTEAAAKVHPQAPEGVRPIAATDMTRVCAAVASEFYGNPARSLFTVGVTGTNGKTTTTHLVEFLLSRANRPTALLGTLYTRWPGFEQTAIHTTPFAPQLHQQLGEAVKAGAQYAVMEVSSHSLAQDRVLGIPFEVGIFTNLTQDHLDFHRDMEDYFEAKARLFAPEYLRGRAVINADDPYGRQLIERVGGERVWSYSLTDESADLYASELSYEATGVKGTVHTPMGDAEFSLPLVGQYNLANLLAAIAAGLHLGLDLGAMVAVLPEFGGVPGRMERVTVSPEQKIAAIVDYAHTPDSLENVLKATRPFVEGQLICVFGCGGDRDRTKRPMMGKIAAELADRVVVTSDNPRTEDPERILEDIVAGIPNSAEALVIGDRAQAIRTAIAQAQPGDGVVIAGKGHEDYQILGTEKIHFDDREQARLALAERFAALPTG; translated from the coding sequence ATGAAATTAAAAGATTTATTAGTCGGTCTCGGCGATCGCATTCAAGTCAACGATCCGGCACAACTAGAGTGCGAGATTACGGGAGTGACCACCAACTCCCACGCCTGCCAGCCGGGGGATTTATTTATCGGAATGCCCGGAACCCGCGTCGATGGCGGCGATTTTTGGCCGAGCGCGATCGCCGCCGGAGCCGTAGCCGCGATCGTCAGCACGGAAGCGGCGGCCAAAGTGCATCCCCAAGCCCCGGAGGGAGTCCGACCGATCGCCGCCACCGACATGACCCGAGTCTGCGCCGCCGTCGCCAGCGAATTTTACGGCAATCCGGCGCGATCGCTCTTCACCGTCGGCGTCACCGGAACCAACGGCAAAACCACCACCACCCATTTAGTCGAATTCCTGTTAAGTCGCGCCAACCGTCCCACCGCCTTACTCGGAACCTTGTACACGCGCTGGCCCGGGTTCGAGCAAACCGCCATTCACACGACCCCCTTCGCGCCGCAGTTGCACCAACAGTTAGGGGAAGCGGTCAAAGCGGGGGCGCAATATGCGGTGATGGAAGTCAGTTCCCACTCGTTGGCGCAAGATCGGGTGTTGGGAATTCCCTTTGAAGTGGGAATTTTCACCAACTTGACCCAAGATCATTTAGATTTCCACCGGGATATGGAGGATTATTTCGAGGCGAAAGCGCGGTTGTTCGCGCCGGAATACCTCCGAGGACGGGCGGTGATTAACGCCGACGACCCCTACGGTCGGCAATTGATCGAACGGGTCGGGGGCGAACGGGTTTGGAGTTATTCGTTAACCGACGAGTCCGCCGATTTGTACGCCAGCGAGTTGAGTTACGAGGCGACCGGAGTGAAGGGAACGGTTCACACGCCGATGGGCGACGCCGAGTTTAGTTTACCGTTAGTGGGTCAGTACAATTTGGCGAACTTGCTCGCCGCGATCGCCGCCGGGTTGCATTTGGGATTGGATTTGGGGGCGATGGTTGCGGTCCTGCCCGAATTTGGGGGAGTTCCGGGACGGATGGAACGGGTAACCGTGTCTCCGGAGCAGAAAATTGCGGCGATCGTCGATTATGCCCATACCCCGGACAGTTTGGAAAACGTGTTGAAAGCGACGCGCCCGTTTGTCGAGGGGCAATTGATTTGCGTGTTCGGTTGCGGCGGCGATCGCGATCGCACCAAACGCCCGATGATGGGGAAAATTGCCGCCGAATTGGCCGATCGCGTCGTAGTGACTTCGGACAACCCGCGCACGGAAGATCCGGAACGGATTTTAGAAGATATCGTCGCCGGAATCCCCAACAGCGCGGAAGCTTTGGTAATCGGCGATCGCGCCCAAGCCATCCGCACGGCGATCGCCCAAGCTCAACCGGGAGATGGGGTCGTCATCGCCGGAAAAGGACATGAAGATTACCAAATCTTGGGAACGGAAAAAATCCATTTTGACGATCGCGAACAAGCGCGTCTGGCGCTGGCGGAGCGCTTTGCAGCGCTTCCCACGGGCTGA
- a CDS encoding right-handed parallel beta-helix repeat-containing protein — MNKFTYPILLTTIGLISATSLTIQADGRWQAGNRAIAEQSSLNREAIAQQSILYVDPKRGNDSPSDGRSEAKPLRTISAALERATSGTTIQLAPGRYSAGENFPLEVKSGVILRGDESQHGERVVITGGGDRLTRSWAKQNITIAAGNNSQILGVTVTNPNTRGTGIWVENTNPTIRNSTFVNNNREGIFVSGTGNPTIENNKFTYNGGNGISVTRDASGQIIGNEFHDTGFGLAIGHNSTPMIANNQIRQNRIGIVVTQQARPVLQGNTIENNTDYGLVAIAQSQPQIASSNVFRGNERTNQLITRGQQDTPPTPDDRLSHNTQFSCEPYGNGYATIAHKTLASIPQPMITWNNREFDTPQNRCSEVTQKLNQLVVNHGGQLDRMLFATGRVNNSKVVCLVDDVRQSCQPENMLFNLSGDNASNPAEVLRRLVAFSVQGKGNPVQELGEEAIAPLESVARNLEPELGLWFVNQGEI; from the coding sequence ATGAACAAATTTACCTATCCAATATTATTGACGACAATTGGCCTAATTAGTGCTACGAGCTTAACCATTCAAGCTGACGGTCGCTGGCAAGCGGGAAACCGCGCGATCGCCGAACAAAGCAGTTTAAATCGAGAAGCGATCGCCCAACAAAGCATTCTCTACGTCGATCCCAAACGAGGTAACGATTCGCCCAGCGACGGACGCAGCGAAGCCAAACCCTTGCGAACGATTAGCGCCGCTTTAGAACGCGCCACCTCTGGAACCACCATCCAGCTTGCTCCCGGTCGTTACAGTGCGGGAGAAAACTTTCCCCTAGAAGTGAAAAGCGGTGTCATTTTGCGTGGGGACGAATCGCAACACGGCGAACGAGTAGTAATTACCGGAGGCGGCGATCGCCTGACACGCAGTTGGGCCAAACAAAATATCACGATCGCGGCGGGAAATAACAGTCAGATTCTCGGGGTTACCGTCACCAATCCCAACACCCGAGGAACGGGAATTTGGGTAGAAAATACCAATCCGACGATCCGCAATAGCACCTTTGTCAACAACAATCGCGAGGGAATTTTTGTTTCGGGAACGGGAAATCCGACGATCGAAAATAATAAATTTACCTACAACGGCGGCAATGGAATTTCGGTGACGCGCGACGCGAGTGGACAAATTATCGGCAATGAATTTCACGATACCGGATTTGGCTTGGCGATCGGTCACAATTCCACGCCGATGATTGCCAATAACCAAATTCGCCAGAACCGAATTGGCATCGTCGTCACCCAACAAGCGCGCCCGGTGTTGCAAGGAAACACGATCGAAAATAATACGGATTACGGCTTGGTGGCGATCGCCCAATCCCAGCCCCAAATTGCCTCAAGTAACGTATTTCGCGGCAACGAACGCACGAATCAACTGATTACCCGAGGGCAACAAGATACGCCCCCGACACCGGACGATCGCCTCTCCCATAACACCCAATTTAGTTGCGAACCTTACGGAAACGGCTACGCGACGATCGCCCATAAAACGCTCGCATCGATTCCCCAACCGATGATTACTTGGAATAATCGGGAATTCGATACGCCACAAAATCGCTGTAGCGAAGTGACGCAAAAATTAAATCAATTAGTGGTGAATCATGGCGGTCAGTTAGATCGAATGCTGTTTGCGACCGGACGGGTGAATAACTCCAAAGTGGTCTGTTTGGTCGATGACGTGCGCCAAAGTTGCCAACCGGAGAACATGCTATTTAATTTGAGCGGTGACAACGCCAGCAATCCCGCCGAAGTGTTGCGCCGATTAGTTGCGTTTAGCGTGCAAGGTAAAGGCAATCCGGTGCAGGAATTGGGAGAAGAAGCGATCGCCCCTCTCGAATCGGTCGCGCGCAATTTAGAACCGGAATTGGGCTTGTGGTTCGTGAATCAAGGAGAGATCTGA
- the cysH gene encoding phosphoadenosine phosphosulfate reductase, giving the protein MVNPKTSFNLQASMVYTPEAPVATRQQFDIDKLNQQFQFAHPREILAWCIENIPHGLVQSTAFGVSGMVIMDVLYRDLQPQRRVPVLFLDTLHHFQETLDLVEQSRKRYNLDLHVYKALDADSREAFALRYGDELWHRAVDKFHYLTKVEPLERGLKDLDTVAWITGRRRDQSPSRANMGVFEYDKKGRLKVNPLAYWTRNQTWGYVIEHGVPYNVLHDRGYASIGDEPLTTPVAAGEHERAGRWRGSAKMECGIHL; this is encoded by the coding sequence TTGGTAAACCCTAAGACTTCATTCAACCTACAAGCGAGTATGGTCTACACCCCAGAAGCACCAGTCGCCACCCGTCAGCAATTTGACATCGACAAACTCAACCAACAGTTTCAATTCGCCCACCCCCGCGAGATTCTCGCCTGGTGTATTGAAAATATCCCCCACGGCTTGGTGCAATCGACCGCTTTCGGTGTAAGCGGCATGGTCATCATGGATGTGCTTTACCGCGACTTGCAACCCCAACGTCGGGTCCCGGTGCTGTTCCTCGATACCTTGCATCACTTCCAAGAAACTTTAGATCTCGTCGAACAATCCCGAAAGCGCTACAACCTAGACCTACACGTCTACAAAGCCTTAGATGCGGATTCGCGCGAAGCCTTCGCCTTGCGTTACGGTGACGAATTATGGCATCGTGCCGTGGATAAGTTCCACTATTTAACCAAGGTCGAACCCCTCGAACGCGGTTTGAAAGATCTCGACACCGTGGCTTGGATCACCGGGCGCCGTCGCGATCAATCCCCCAGCCGCGCCAATATGGGCGTGTTTGAATACGACAAAAAAGGCCGTTTGAAAGTCAATCCCCTGGCGTACTGGACGCGCAATCAAACGTGGGGTTATGTCATCGAACACGGCGTGCCTTATAATGTCCTGCACGATCGCGGTTATGCCAGCATCGGCGACGAACCGCTTACCACTCCGGTCGCCGCCGGGGAACACGAACGGGCGGGCCGTTGGCGCGGTTCGGCGAAGATGGAATGCGGCATTCATCTTTAA
- a CDS encoding pentapeptide repeat-containing protein: MARNTGFSGAKCNGVSPSVPVFRSADAGKIARQLESRHCAGCDLNGANLSERDLSGANLGFTNLSSATLRGTNLRGANLNSADLSSANLYDANLADAHLGNADLSGADLSFARLKGAHLTNADLKGANLKGTNLSGANLRFTDLRFADLRGADLSGADLRFADLRFADLRFAHLHHTIYNENTIFPDRFDRATPGLQCESRDAEDRRSCNLEKRVDDSVLSQFLNFRLFSCKQKKVS, translated from the coding sequence ATGGCTAGAAACACTGGGTTTTCAGGCGCGAAATGCAACGGGGTGTCGCCGTCCGTGCCAGTTTTCCGTAGTGCAGACGCCGGGAAGATCGCTCGCCAGCTAGAGAGTCGCCATTGTGCGGGTTGTGACTTGAACGGCGCCAATTTATCCGAACGGGACTTAAGTGGTGCGAATTTGGGATTTACGAACCTCAGCAGCGCCACTCTGCGCGGGACGAATTTGAGGGGAGCCAATCTCAACAGTGCGGACCTCAGCAGCGCCAATCTCTACGATGCCAATTTGGCGGATGCTCATTTAGGTAATGCGGATCTCAGTGGCGCCGATTTGAGTTTTGCGCGGTTAAAGGGCGCTCATTTGACAAATGCGGATCTCAAAGGTGCGAACTTGAAAGGGACGAATTTGAGCGGTGCTAATTTACGGTTTACGGATTTGCGCTTTGCGGACTTGCGCGGTGCGGATTTGAGTGGTGCGGATTTGCGCTTTGCCGATTTGCGCTTTGCGGATCTGCGTTTTGCCCATTTGCACCATACCATTTATAACGAAAATACGATTTTTCCCGATCGCTTCGATCGCGCAACCCCTGGATTGCAGTGTGAAAGCCGTGACGCCGAAGATCGCCGCAGTTGCAATTTAGAAAAACGGGTTGACGATTCGGTCTTGTCGCAATTTTTAAACTTCCGCCTGTTTTCTTGCAAACAGAAAAAAGTTTCCTGA
- a CDS encoding choice-of-anchor E domain-containing protein, whose translation MFLQLSKLKILTLATGMVLLPSGIARASTLWTPVYETGFANRQTNGVENLFIEQFDPSLGILKTVKLDFSAALDGSWQVENLNETTPADFMALYTADLSFTGPDGLDLSSLASFVSFDESYTTSGLSAYDGSTDGDGTSGETFETASSNTTAIEIDAPSQAELAAMFVGTGQVDFTVETEDSSMAGGRGGGNMWSVFDTIASAGIKVSYEYEVDLPRKIPEPTSLLGLGLVSGLLVLRKRKTPVDSLLAKK comes from the coding sequence ATGTTTTTACAACTGTCCAAATTAAAAATACTTACCCTGGCCACAGGGATGGTATTGCTTCCCAGTGGTATTGCCCGTGCCAGTACCCTATGGACTCCCGTCTACGAAACCGGGTTTGCCAACCGACAAACGAACGGCGTTGAAAACCTCTTTATCGAACAGTTCGACCCGAGTTTAGGAATTCTCAAAACGGTCAAACTCGACTTTAGCGCCGCCTTGGACGGGTCGTGGCAAGTTGAAAACCTCAACGAAACCACCCCCGCCGATTTTATGGCGTTGTACACCGCCGACCTTTCCTTTACCGGGCCCGATGGCCTCGATTTGAGTAGTTTGGCGTCGTTCGTCAGCTTTGACGAAAGTTATACCACCTCGGGCTTATCCGCCTACGACGGTAGCACCGACGGCGACGGAACCTCCGGCGAAACCTTCGAGACGGCATCCAGCAACACCACCGCGATCGAGATCGACGCCCCCTCCCAAGCGGAACTCGCCGCCATGTTTGTCGGCACGGGTCAAGTCGATTTTACAGTGGAAACCGAGGACTCCTCGATGGCAGGCGGACGCGGCGGCGGCAATATGTGGTCGGTCTTCGATACGATCGCCTCTGCCGGGATTAAGGTGTCTTACGAGTACGAAGTCGATTTACCCCGCAAAATTCCCGAACCGACCAGCTTACTCGGATTGGGGTTAGTTTCCGGGTTACTGGTGCTTCGCAAGCGCAAAACCCCGGTCGATTCGCTCTTAGCCAAAAAGTAA
- the sbcD gene encoding exonuclease subunit SbcD: MNSSKAIKILHLSDIHMGSGFSHGRVNPETGINTRLEDFVATLRRCIDRAIAEPVDLVLFGGDAFPDATPAPFVQEAFASEFRRLVDAEIPTVLLVGNHDQHSQGQGGASLCIYRTLGVPGFIVGDSLRTHCLETRSGPVQVITLPWLTRSTLMTRNETEGLSLSEVNQLLVERLRVALEGEIRQLDPEVPVVLLAHLMSDRAELGAERFLAVGKGFTIPLSTLSRPDFDYVALGHVHRHQNLNPSNDPPIVYPGSIERVDFSEQNEEKGYVLVELARGSARWEFCPLPVRRFCTIRVDLSEAEAPQAELERAIARASIGDAVVRLIYQIPGDRLDAIDNLALHDCLADAHSYTIQAELVSQLARPRVPELGATGGIDPIEALQTYIATRDDLKDLEADLLEAARGLLAGEDSLHLGASSGRAEQATSSQLRLL; this comes from the coding sequence ATGAACTCCTCCAAGGCGATTAAAATTCTCCACCTGTCCGATATCCACATGGGAAGTGGGTTTTCCCACGGGCGAGTGAACCCGGAGACGGGAATTAATACGCGACTGGAAGATTTTGTCGCGACCTTGAGGCGTTGCATCGATCGCGCGATCGCCGAACCCGTCGATTTAGTTTTGTTTGGCGGCGATGCCTTCCCCGACGCCACCCCAGCGCCATTCGTGCAAGAAGCCTTTGCCAGCGAGTTTCGGCGGCTCGTCGATGCCGAAATTCCCACGGTGTTACTGGTGGGCAACCACGACCAGCACTCCCAAGGACAAGGGGGGGCGAGTTTGTGTATTTACCGGACGTTAGGCGTACCGGGCTTTATTGTCGGCGATTCCCTGCGGACGCACTGCTTGGAAACTCGTAGCGGTCCGGTGCAGGTGATTACCTTGCCGTGGCTGACGCGATCGACCCTGATGACGCGCAACGAAACAGAAGGGTTATCGCTGTCCGAGGTCAATCAACTGCTGGTAGAGCGCCTGCGGGTGGCCCTCGAAGGAGAAATAAGGCAATTGGATCCGGAGGTTCCGGTGGTGTTGTTGGCGCATTTGATGAGCGATCGCGCCGAACTCGGGGCCGAACGTTTTCTCGCCGTGGGTAAAGGGTTTACGATTCCCCTATCTACTCTCAGCCGACCGGATTTCGATTATGTCGCCCTCGGTCACGTCCACCGTCACCAAAATCTCAACCCGAGTAACGATCCCCCGATTGTTTATCCCGGGAGTATCGAACGGGTGGATTTTAGCGAGCAGAATGAGGAAAAAGGTTACGTTCTGGTGGAATTAGCGCGCGGATCGGCTCGCTGGGAGTTCTGTCCCCTCCCGGTGCGTCGTTTCTGTACGATTCGCGTCGATCTCTCGGAGGCTGAAGCGCCACAAGCCGAGTTAGAACGGGCGATCGCCCGTGCTTCCATTGGCGATGCCGTCGTCCGTTTGATCTACCAAATTCCGGGCGATCGCCTCGACGCGATCGACAATCTCGCCCTGCACGACTGCCTCGCCGACGCCCACAGCTACACGATCCAAGCCGAACTCGTCAGCCAATTGGCCCGACCTCGGGTTCCCGAACTCGGCGCCACTGGAGGCATCGACCCCATCGAAGCCTTGCAAACTTATATCGCCACCCGCGACGACCTCAAAGACCTCGAAGCGGATTTGCTCGAAGCCGCACGGGGACTATTAGCCGGAGAAGATAGCCTTCACCTCGGCGCCTCTTCCGGACGGGCAGAACAAGCGACTAGTTCGCAGTTGCGCTTGCTCTAG